The Rubripirellula reticaptiva DNA window ACTGCTTCTTTCCCACACGTTCTGATTCTTCTTTGAAGACTTCCGTGAAGTGTTCAAAGTCATCGTTCTTGGGCTTGCGCATCTTGTTCAGCGTGCCGGCATCAACGTGCTCTGGGGCAACCTTTAGCTTGCCGCCGACGTGGTGTGCCGTTAGCTCTTTCAGGTATTCTGGGGACGTGCGAGCCAAGTCCATGCGGATACCGCTAGCGACTAGCACTTTTTTCACACCCGGCAACGCCCGTGCTTCCCGCATCAATTCGATAACGGGCGTGTGGTCGACGCCCAGCAGCTTGCAAATTTTGGGATGCACACATGATTGACGCCGGCAAACGGCTTCGACTTCCGGCTTGGTGCACTGCATGTGATACATGTTGGCCGTCGGGCCACCGATGTCGCTGACCACGCCGGTGAATGTCTTGTCTTTGGTCATTTTGGTGATCTCGGTCAGCACTGATTCTTTGCTGCGAGACTGGATGATGCGGCCTTGGTGCGCCGTGATGCTGCAGAACGTGCAACCGCCAAAACAGCCACGCATGATCGTGACTGAGTTCTTGATCATTTCGAACGCGGGAATCTTTTCGGTATAGCTAGGATGCGGTTGGCGGGTGTAGGGCAGCCCATAGATTTCGTCCATCGCATCGCTGCTGATCGGCATCTGCGGAACATTGCAAACGACGGTCTGGGTTCCATGTCGCTGGAAGATCTTCCGAGCATTGTGCGGGTTGGTTTCGTTGTGGATGATTCGCGTGGCTTCGGCGAATGCCAACTTGCTGGTGTTGACGTCGTCGAAGCTTGGGATTTCCAGCGCGTCTTCAGGAATTGTTTCGGATGCGCCTAGCAGGTAGGCGGCGCCTCGCATGTCACGTAGGTCCTTGACCGTTTCGCCGGCTTCCAGACGACGGGCGATTTCGACGATTGCGTTTTCGCCCATCCCGAATCCGACCAAGTCTGCTTTGCTGTCCATCAGGATGCTGCGTTTGACTTTGTCAGACCAATAGTCGTAGTGGGCCAGTCGCCGCAGCGATGCTTCGACGCCGCCAGCGATCACGGGGACGCCTTTGAACGCTTCGCGGGCTCGCTGGCAATACGACAAGGTCGCCCGGTCCGGACGCAGTCCAATTCGGCCGCCCGGTGAGTAAGCGTCGTCGTTACGAACCTTTTTGTTGGCGGTGTAGTGATTGATCATCGAGTCCATGTTGCCGGCACTGATGGCAAAGAACAGACGCGGACGCCCGAATTCTTTCCAAGCATCACAGCTTTTCCAATCGGGTTGGCTGATGATGCCGACGCGGTACCCGGCCGCTTCCAAAACACGGCCCAAGATCGCCATCGCGAAACTTGGGTGATCGATGTACGCATCACCGGTCACAAACACGATGTCAAGTTCGTCCCATCCTCGTTTGCGAGCTTCGGCCATCGACATCGGCAGCGGCGCGGCGGCCAATGGGCCGGTCGGAGCACGCCCGCTGGCGGTCAAGTTCGAGAGATAGTCGCGGGACATCGCCGGTGCGATGGCTGCGGCTGCGTCGACGGCGGGATCGTTGATGACAGGAAGTTGCATGAAATCGGGCATTTGAGATGATTTGAAAACGGCGGCGGCACCGTTGGCACTCATTGTAGAGCTAACAATGACCTTCGATAGCGTCAAAAACGATTGTTTTCGACTCTCGGCGTCAATCACCACGCTATCGATCGCCCAATCGCTACCTCACCGCCACGATCAACACGCCATTGAGCGACTTGACGCCGGCGTCAGCAGCGAAGAAGGTCTCGCCCGCACTTGATACCGGCAGAAAGATGGCAATCACTAGAGGTCGCTTAATCATGTGGGTTATCGTTTCGTCGGTAAACTGGACGGCTCAGAGGGATCGTTGCTAGTTTTCAGATCGCGAACTAATTCGGTCACTTTCGTCCAATCGCCGTCGACATCATTGGGCGTCAAATGCACTCCGCTGCCTTCGGGAAACTCGGCTCGCAGCAGGTGTGCGTCGACCTGAAGGACGCTGGCGTTTTCCCAACGCTGTTCCCAAACTTGGCCCGGTACGTGCCCGACAACGCCACTTCCGGTAATCCACCCCCACATTTCCGTTTGATAAGCTGACGTCGCGGCGCGGGCGTAGTCACGTCGGGCTGCGATGGCGACAAACGTTGGCGTGATGACCAAGAACCAAAACCCAAACGAGGGAAGGTTCCCGAGCAAGTACCATACAAAACAGCTTAAATACATCACCGTTTGAACGGCTCCGTAAATCTTGATTCGGCGACTTTCGGCTGCCGTCAGTGGTAGCTTTGACGGGATCAAGCACTGGAACCAGATTCCGTCGCTTGGCATCGAGTCACGTTGCACCAAGACACGCGCGATCGCCGGTTCGGTTGCCTGATTGCGATACGCGTTGACCCATGGCTTGATCGTCCGTGCCGAAAATCCGTCGATCGCGGACGCCGGAATCGCGGCGGTGAATGGATCGGCGCCTGACCAAGCGAGTCGCAATCCGTCGTTGGTGACGGCGACGTCCGTGAACGTGTCCCACGAAATTTGGTGATGCTCGTGGTAGGCTTCGCTGTGGTAGGTCAATCCATACTTATCAATCCAGCCGTCAATTGGACCAACGATTCCCGGATGTCGTTTCAACATCCGTTTGGCACGCCCTCTCGGTCCCAAGAACCAAACCACCGTGTAAAGAATCAGCGCCATGAACACGACCATCCCAATCAAGGACGCGATCAGCGCAGCGTCATTGTTTCGCATGACGATCGCGACCAGCGGCATCAGCGAAAAGAAAGCAACCGCGACCACGCAAACAACTTGCAGAACTCGCAACAGCCAAGGTGTTCCGAGCAGACGAATAAGGTCCGCCGTTTGAACATCGCCATGGATCAGAATCCGATCTGGACGCTGGCCATCGTCTATTGACGTCTCGGTTCTTGTCGGCGGTTGGTAGGGGTTCATCGTTGGCAGTCGTTGTGACACGTGGATCAGACCACTATAAGTACTTTTGCCTACCGTTCCTGCACCCGCCACCACAAAGCGATCTATGAATTGGCAAACAAGACTGAGACAAAAAGCTGACACTCCCAATTTTTTGTGGACGATGGTGGTCTCGATTTTGGGTGTCGGGTTGGTACTGGGTGCGGTCGTTCAGTGGGTGCCATACACGTTCAATGCCGATTCCGATTCGATTTACGATGCGATGGTGATGGGGTGGGAATCCGACGATGATGCGGATGGTGCTGAGCGAATTCTTTCGAGCGAGCTGCCGTTTGATTTCCGTCTTGTTGCACTAGCGCACTTGGCAAGTACGTCCTACGCGATGGAAGACGAAGCTGGCGCTAGCGAGATGAACGAGTCGGACTTAACGCAAATGATTGCGATGTTTGGTGCAGTCGATCCGGATTCGTCCGTGGATGAAGCCGAGCAGCAGATTGCCAGTCAGGTGCTGTTGAGCGCGGCAACGGGAAAGATCATGCCGTCGCTAGCGGAAATGGCGTCGGCCAATCCGCCGGTCCGCCATGCCAATCAAGCGATTGGTGCGCTGGCCGTCAGTCGCCGTTCGTTTGCGATTGCAGCGCGGCACTTCGAGACTGAAGGTCGTTTTCCGGATGCAAAAATCGCTCGCCGATTCGCCCTCGATACTTACGCCGCGGCGGACGACGACAAAGCTCTGCTGCGACTTTCACAGCAGCCGGAATACTCGTCGCTCATTTCGCCCAGCGAAACGCTGGTGATCGCCAAGGTGCACCGAGACTGGAAGGAAATGGCTCGGGTGATTCCGAAGCTGATGTGGCGTCGATTCCAAGAAGGATTCGCAACCGCGCTTGCCTTGATCGCTGGACTGGGCTGGTTCGTGCTTGCGATTCAAATGGGTCAGGCCGGCGCGACGTCAAGTGTCCGCCCCTGGTTGTGCCTGCTGGCTGTTGTGATGGGCGGGCTGAGCATTTGGGCGACGCATTTGATCGACATTTGGCAAGAGTTGGATTGGGGGATCGTGGAAAGCGACGAGACGATCGAGGGAATCAAGTTTTATGTTCTTGGCGTAGGGCTGCGTGAAGAATTTGCGAAGCTATTGCTGTTGTTGCCACTGATGCCGCCCATCGTTCGCCGCCGAAGTCCAATCGAAGCTTTGATCGTTTCCGCGTGTGTTGGTTTGGGATTTGCGATCGTCGAAAACATGGGTTACTTCGCTCGCAGCGGCGGCGCGGATTCGATGGGACGATTCCTGACGGCTAACTTCTTTCACATGTCGATGACCGGCATCATCGGGCTGTCGATTGCACGGGTATTCTGGAA harbors:
- a CDS encoding YgiQ family radical SAM protein, which produces MQLPVINDPAVDAAAAIAPAMSRDYLSNLTASGRAPTGPLAAAPLPMSMAEARKRGWDELDIVFVTGDAYIDHPSFAMAILGRVLEAAGYRVGIISQPDWKSCDAWKEFGRPRLFFAISAGNMDSMINHYTANKKVRNDDAYSPGGRIGLRPDRATLSYCQRAREAFKGVPVIAGGVEASLRRLAHYDYWSDKVKRSILMDSKADLVGFGMGENAIVEIARRLEAGETVKDLRDMRGAAYLLGASETIPEDALEIPSFDDVNTSKLAFAEATRIIHNETNPHNARKIFQRHGTQTVVCNVPQMPISSDAMDEIYGLPYTRQPHPSYTEKIPAFEMIKNSVTIMRGCFGGCTFCSITAHQGRIIQSRSKESVLTEITKMTKDKTFTGVVSDIGGPTANMYHMQCTKPEVEAVCRRQSCVHPKICKLLGVDHTPVIELMREARALPGVKKVLVASGIRMDLARTSPEYLKELTAHHVGGKLKVAPEHVDAGTLNKMRKPKNDDFEHFTEVFKEESERVGKKQFIVPYFIASHPGSDVSAMIELALFLKRNGYKPDAVQDFIPAPLDVATTMYYTELDPFTKQPIYIAKAMKERKMQRALMQFFKPENYFEVREALRSVGRMDLVGDGCECLIPSKPPKQAQARRREDANKRFRGDYVHTIPGTDGSAKPEKKKGSVKERRERKSTGYRPKRGGAE
- a CDS encoding PrsW family glutamic-type intramembrane protease; translation: MNWQTRLRQKADTPNFLWTMVVSILGVGLVLGAVVQWVPYTFNADSDSIYDAMVMGWESDDDADGAERILSSELPFDFRLVALAHLASTSYAMEDEAGASEMNESDLTQMIAMFGAVDPDSSVDEAEQQIASQVLLSAATGKIMPSLAEMASANPPVRHANQAIGALAVSRRSFAIAARHFETEGRFPDAKIARRFALDTYAAADDDKALLRLSQQPEYSSLISPSETLVIAKVHRDWKEMARVIPKLMWRRFQEGFATALALIAGLGWFVLAIQMGQAGATSSVRPWLCLLAVVMGGLSIWATHLIDIWQELDWGIVESDETIEGIKFYVLGVGLREEFAKLLLLLPLMPPIVRRRSPIEALIVSACVGLGFAIVENMGYFARSGGADSMGRFLTANFFHMSMTGIIGLSIARVFWKHHDVSHALLTFLLVVLAHGFYDATIAVPGLQTFSIGGTIIFVLLSYQFFHEVRGAYDRSPQTISLTASFLFIVSMLTALTFVYVSWRFGYSSSLSMLSVDVLGLGVMVYMYLREMPNSLIR